ACACAAAGTTCTGAAGAGTCTTACCAACTGAACGATTCTTCTAATGATAATGGGAATGAAAAAAGCACACTACAAGAACAGACAAACTCTGATAAAAGTATAATGACACAGGAGGTGAATCAACTTCAGAACAGAGATTTCATCTTTTCTAATCAAATGAGTGTTAACAGTggtgatagtgaaataaaaactaattattccAAATCCAATCTGACAGAATTACCaataaaaggaaatgaaataaaattattgaaaacagaTACATCTTACTTTCCCAATTGTGATTTCCCTTATTCAAATGATGCAACTCATTTTCAGTTTTTTCCTACTGTAAATTTAGGACAAAAGACTGCTGAGAAAAAACTTGAAGATGGTTGTCAAAGTAATACTGACCTAGAAGAGAGAGGGATTCTTGGTACTGGAGAGGAGAGAATGTTATCTCCTCTTTCTGTGTGTAGTGCAACATCAAGTAGGCGCTTAGAGTGGGACAGTGGGGCAGATATTGGGTACCCTGTATCTCCTGCCTGTTGTAGGTCTGAGCCTGAAGGATATTTCCCTATTTTTACCgacaaaatattagtaataaataaaagagaaaaggGTATTCAAACTGTAATAAATGAGGATAATAGTCTAGAAGATAACTTAAGTGTGAGTGGAGAATCTGTGAGTTCAGAATGCATTTTAGAAAGCCTGTATGACAAACAGTGTTTTACTAGTCCTTGTGACCTTTCTAATAAAGAAATGGAGAGGAAGCAGTTGATTGATAAAGTTCACCATATATTACAGTCATCTAGAGCAAAGAGGTTGAAAgctcaagaaacaaacaatttgttagGGAGAACATTAGTTTCAAGAACTGAAAATAATGTTAGAGTATTGAAAAATCAAAACTGTGTTGCTGACAATGGACATGGAGATGATTCTTCTACACCCGATTGTTCGGTATACAGTGACTTAGAAGTTTTGAAAATCACAAATTCTTTGAGTTCGTTGAACATGAGGGTAGGGGATATATCCAGCAGAACAGTGAGTAGCCAACCTCTTGTAACATGGATTTATACAAATCCATCATTAAACTGTCCTCAGGTTTCTGTAACACATAACAATGCACCTTTAAGTTGCATCAAAGACTTGTTTGGAGGGGAAACAAAGGAAACATCAGTAGTGAAAGAAACCAATTATCATCTGTGTGATAGTAAATTTACTAGAGATAATGACTCTAACTGTAATGACAAAGTATTTCTCTCCAATAAATTATCAGTTTGCCATGACAGTCAGGGTATTGGAACCTTATGTCGTAACAGTCAGATTAATTTGAGTTCTGTTCTTGGATGCAATAATAAAGAAACTGAAGATATTCAGCAGAATGAGGAAGGTAAAAACtttcaaattcaaacaaacccAGCTGGAAGCATAAGCCTTTTAGAAGTTCATGTCAAGGATGTATCTGGTTACAATGTACAACCCTGTAATGGATCTCAGTGGGAGAACACTCCAAGTACTTTGGTCAGGAACAAGACAAATGAAAATCCTGTTTCTATGTACAGTATTTTTTCACATTCCATAAATCCTGTTATTCAGGATTTGAATCAAAGTCCAGGTGAGAATCAAGAAAAGAATTTACTTGTAAAACATAGTGATGGAAGACTGGTAGATAAAAGTATAACTGACCAACAAAAGCAGTTAAAACAAGTTGTAAATGctgataaacaaaatgttgaaaagaGTAGAGCCTTTCAGTTGCTTCCATATAACACAAATTTCAGTCAGAAAGAGCATTTTGCTAATTCACATTGTTTAGAAAACACTGGCAGAGAGCAGGTATTAAAATTCAAGGATAGTGAAACACGAGAGATGAGAACAGAAAATCGGTTAGCACCAATTAATGGCAGTGCCTTATTAGTTTTGGGGAATTCTAAAGTCTTAAATTCAGATCTAAAGGAAAAGGATTCTGAAGGCTTTGAGAGAGATGCTGAAAAGTCATTATTTGCTACCAAAATTCTCATTAGTAGTCACCTTCCTGAATTGATGAAACCTAATGTTTCTGAAGCACAAACATCTAAATTATTTCAAGTGATAAAGACTGATACAACTATGGTTGAAGGGTCATGCTGTGCTACAGAGGTAAGAACCAGAATAAAGTCACCTTTAAAATACAGTTCACAATTGCCTTCAGTAGAAAAAACCTTAAGTGTTTTCTATCCTGTGGGAACCCCAGCtgatcaacataaaattaatgatgCTTCTCTACTCTTGAATTCCCACGCTTATGATCTTGATAAGGACAGTAATTCAGTAGGTAAACATATTTCTACATTCTCAACAAAGTGTGTTGACCTTAAACAGCATTTTAAACTTCCTTCTGTTCAATGTGTTAGCAAAGATGACCAGTGCTTTTCCTCCTGCAGAACCATTCCTGTTGAAAGTAATCAGTGTTCTATGCAAATAATGATAAAAGACATACCTCCCTCTGCAAACCATGAAATTACTAAAAAGAGCAAGTCTTGTGATACTTTCAGTGAATGTGCTAATGCAAATGAGGGACAAAAGGATAATCACAAagaattattaaatgaaatacatgTTCCAAGCTTTGAAACACAGATATTTCCTTCAACACTAAGTATGAATACATATCAAAGATCTCCAACATCAATAAATACTGACCTGAAACAAAATCATCAAAATATTCTTGCTACCTTCAAGAGTGAAAAAGTTGTTGTTTCTGAAATGTGTCAAGTATGTGGATTCAAGTCTAGATCAATGATACGTCGACAAAAGCAACCTCCAAACAGACTTTCTACTGAACAACCTCCTGAAATTAGTCTGTCACATACACCTTTGTATGTACAGTCAGCAAGTCGGGAATCCTTGTTATCAGCAAGGTCAAAATGTTCAAGCTGCATCTTTGCTGTTACAGATACTTTACTTACAGATGACCCCACAATATGTTCTGAGATGCTACAAAACAAATTGAGCTGTAAACagtaagttaatgttttatttgttgataagCAGATAATTTGAATGATTACTGCAAGTAAACTTTCTgaaaaattaatatcaagtatAATAATATGATTAGAGAAAGCACAGTGCTTATGAACTAAATATCGTATCTGGATCGGCACATCCCATTCTGGAGAAAATGTTGCaccactgaattaaaaaaaaagtacaaaaaaagaaCTTGTGGTCATATTTACATACACTGAAATCTGAAAAACAAGAACTTTAAGACTTgaaatttattcaataataaatttatatttacttaaatctACAGATaggagtaaaaataaaaatttcaaactttagtTTTAAGTTGATTGCAACATGCTTACAAtgaaaacatttgtgtttgtaattttccTGAGGATTATACAGTACTTGGAGCTCTCTAGgaaaaaattctaaatatattttaataaattagcaTCAGTTTGTACCTTAACTCGAATACAACTGTGATTTTACTGGTTTTAATCAGTCGTTGAATCTTAGTCTTGATTGTTTAGGTAATTGCCTACATCTCAGCTCTCAGAAGCCATAGACAATTAATCTAAACATGTAATGAAAGCTCTCTTCAACTGTGTAGGCTAAGGTAACATCTAGTTCAATAGATTCACAGAGAAATTGAAACAAAGTGATAGTGTAACTTGGTGATATGTTGATTGAAAATATGTTCATGAACAACTGCCAGAATTGCAATGCTGACTTTTTAAAGCTTGCTTTATCATTTTATACTTCATTTAAATTATGATGTTTACAgtatgatagaaaaataaatataatttttttgaacAAGATGAGATTGGCTAAGTGAGATTATTTTTTGTTCCACCTACCttatcaagtttcatttttattaacaaggCCATGTTTACATAAAGCTTTAATGGCATGAAGAATTACTTCAATGAGCAAAGGAAATCCCTAAAAACAAGCACAATTGAATGTATAATAGGTTTAATCTTatgtttattaaatgaaaattactggttaataactaaaaaagtcagcttgtttgttgtttaggtatggtaattttttttttattgtatactaGTGAACACAGTGAAACTGTgcatattttcaataaaacaaatttaaaatttaaagatttataagAATGTTGAAAGTCACAAAAAATCGCTTACTGAAATCTACAATAaaggtaaatattatttttatttcataatttatcataatgaaatattttcaaaggtTTGAATTCATTCAAGTATCTCACTGAAAAGTAAAATGCTTGCATAACTTGCAGATAGTTCTGTAGTTTCAAGTTAAttcaaccagttttttttttttgtgcattgtaataaaacaaaccacAGAATGGGTGCATTGAATTGATGTATCCAGAGATTTTAGAGTTAAGATAATTGAGTTTTGTGAGaaataaacatacataatatAATGGCTTATCTTTTAACTAAAAATTGTTGCAAACTTTATACCATATTGCAAGTtcataaaaacagataaaaagttAAACAATTGCCTTATTACTGTATGTACTAATTCTTTTAATCCTGACTGGATGTTGCCAGTGTCCAGATGGAAATCCTGGTTTACTCATTGGACAGCATCTGATAACATGTCTTTTTGGCTGAAACTAATCCAAATCATGTTATTATCCACCTATTATAAATGGACTTGAAATTTTATACAGTGTGATGATGAGTAATTCTGGCAGTATTTGCTCACTGTTGCacataaaactaatttgttaCTACTATTGCACTACTATATTCATAAACAGTACTTGCTTTTCTGTAGaac
This genomic window from Tachypleus tridentatus isolate NWPU-2018 chromosome 10, ASM421037v1, whole genome shotgun sequence contains:
- the LOC143229104 gene encoding uncharacterized protein LOC143229104 isoform X1 — translated: MPLQDMENSNSFDRSSIKFSPSQYPLPEKNSICSNEDTGSGIPFWYFNAIPNEEPCCGPSSGDNRISTSCKLCTQVSTCFDQEHNISLRNSKVTCDSNFTSPSTSQNGRDTSGHPILYQVEEELFTAVPNYQLASDDFDKSRKDAFEVSIRKEPMGSDNKDISLSVMTTLHSSNDLNGESHHLIFSSNSKEPQCVILPVSSVKENEQGLYQQVNKDSMSFHHPLPSMIGQSFDVSSGGSCSENNDYYNKGVSESEVSNQSCRQSESSGEDQDTLSQRVEALLGEKIIYTQSSEESYQLNDSSNDNGNEKSTLQEQTNSDKSIMTQEVNQLQNRDFIFSNQMSVNSGDSEIKTNYSKSNLTELPIKGNEIKLLKTDTSYFPNCDFPYSNDATHFQFFPTVNLGQKTAEKKLEDGCQSNTDLEERGILGTGEERMLSPLSVCSATSSRRLEWDSGADIGYPVSPACCRSEPEGYFPIFTDKILVINKREKGIQTVINEDNSLEDNLSVSGESVSSECILESLYDKQCFTSPCDLSNKEMERKQLIDKVHHILQSSRAKRLKAQETNNLLGRTLVSRTENNVRVLKNQNCVADNGHGDDSSTPDCSVYSDLEVLKITNSLSSLNMRVGDISSRTVSSQPLVTWIYTNPSLNCPQVSVTHNNAPLSCIKDLFGGETKETSVVKETNYHLCDSKFTRDNDSNCNDKVFLSNKLSVCHDSQGIGTLCRNSQINLSSVLGCNNKETEDIQQNEEGKNFQIQTNPAGSISLLEVHVKDVSGYNVQPCNGSQWENTPSTLVRNKTNENPVSMYSIFSHSINPVIQDLNQSPGENQEKNLLVKHSDGRLVDKSITDQQKQLKQVVNADKQNVEKSRAFQLLPYNTNFSQKEHFANSHCLENTGREQVLKFKDSETREMRTENRLAPINGSALLVLGNSKVLNSDLKEKDSEGFERDAEKSLFATKILISSHLPELMKPNVSEAQTSKLFQVIKTDTTMVEGSCCATEVRTRIKSPLKYSSQLPSVEKTLSVFYPVGTPADQHKINDASLLLNSHAYDLDKDSNSVGKHISTFSTKCVDLKQHFKLPSVQCVSKDDQCFSSCRTIPVESNQCSMQIMIKDIPPSANHEITKKSKSCDTFSECANANEGQKDNHKELLNEIHVPSFETQIFPSTLSMNTYQRSPTSINTDLKQNHQNILATFKSEKVVVSEMCQVCGFKSRSMIRRQKQPPNRLSTEQPPEISLSHTPLYVQSASRESLLSARSKCSSCIFAVTDTLLTDDPTICSEMLQNKLSCKQVFVFMGYPVLVLAYQNCYFPDIQMLPQWEKHHKYYNVPSAWHLSGSLENLSKKSQTELERSNTTIHQSFEHLDAVSPTLPKEKEVMNSRAETPVEQLGVNSYMSISHSKNSIAQPSKNVLSSDETSTSLSERKCVKAPWKECLNKLNTLNDYGEMPTSAKQSSSGEERYDEDFRRKNVEGGVGSERKNIQKINSCKDHTSLRKEGKKTVLQAHQQSRTKSSLHSAQQQKLVYPVKRKRETAKKELEKLKHLVDRQKKSYLHRLQREVERLERLEKLFQESSPTDDEKTSTVYTKVQEISENWSSAKGTTSSTNSSFCTIKTKTLSKHADLSSLYDHYPAHKFKRKVLHSAGVQETQKYRMDEKGELSNCQSSKFTYRRNHIEKTSPELVSVCVQTQVEPQEGINKYERQFVSTGLLSSFERKKFAGQKGKIYRNQRLNSAKNTLRKMIPPSVSWFVPVTVSVRRNNQSGALHKHFQETGRITLQDAFNKHCSHVIKNSQERLQHVRSLAEFRKHHSAKYVKNGLICHKQRSHRIGKTYKDNHQQKRKIFSHWEMRQQTEKVYQKLPEVLKKSENARRAQEYKNNQLKLLIYNQKQKERVLKGKVSLPITQQCCLSSVHQLPKQPAQ
- the LOC143229104 gene encoding uncharacterized protein LOC143229104 isoform X2, with the protein product MPLQDMENSNSFDRSSIKFSPSQYPLPEKNSICSNEDTGSGIPFWYFNAIPNEEPCCGPSSGDNRISTSCKLCTQVSTCFDQEHNISLRNSKVTCDSNFTSPSTSQNGRDTSGHPILYQVEEELFTAVPNYQLASDDFDKSRKDAFEVSIRKEPMGSDNKDISLSVMTTLHSSNDLNGESHHLIFSSNSKEPQCVILPVSSVKENEQGLYQQVNKDSMSFHHPLPSMIGQSFDVSSGGSCSENNDYYNKGVSESEVSNQSCRQSESSGEDQDTLSQRVEALLGEKIIYTQSSEESYQLNDSSNDNGNEKSTLQEQTNSDKSIMTQEVNQLQNRDFIFSNQMSVNSGDSEIKTNYSKSNLTELPIKGNEIKLLKTDTSYFPNCDFPYSNDATHFQFFPTVNLGQKTAEKKLEDGCQSNTDLEERGILGTGEERMLSPLSVCSATSSRRLEWDSGADIGYPVSPACCRSEPEGYFPIFTDKILVINKREKGIQTVINEDNSLEDNLSVSGESVSSECILESLYDKQCFTSPCDLSNKEMERKQLIDKVHHILQSSRAKRLKAQETNNLLGRTLVSRTENNVRVLKNQNCVADNGHGDDSSTPDCSVYSDLEVLKITNSLSSLNMRVGDISSRTVSSQPLVTWIYTNPSLNCPQVSVTHNNAPLSCIKDLFGGETKETSVVKETNYHLCDSKFTRDNDSNCNDKVFLSNKLSVCHDSQGIGTLCRNSQINLSSVLGCNNKETEDIQQNEEGKNFQIQTNPAGSISLLEVHVKDVSGYNVQPCNGSQWENTPSTLVRNKTNENPVSMYSIFSHSINPVIQDLNQSPGENQEKNLLVKHSDGRLVDKSITDQQKQLKQVVNADKQNVEKSRAFQLLPYNTNFSQKEHFANSHCLENTGREQVLKFKDSETREMRTENRLAPINGSALLVLGNSKVLNSDLKEKDSEGFERDAEKSLFATKILISSHLPELMKPNVSEAQTSKLFQVIKTDTTMVEGSCCATEVRTRIKSPLKYSSQLPSVEKTLSVFYPVGTPADQHKINDASLLLNSHAYDLDKDSNSVGKHISTFSTKCVDLKQHFKLPSVQCVSKDDQCFSSCRTIPVESNQCSMQIMIKDIPPSANHEITKKSKSCDTFSECANANEGQKDNHKELLNEIHVPSFETQIFPSTLSMNTYQRSPTSINTDLKQNHQNILATFKSEKVVVSEMCQVCGFKSRSMIRRQKQPPNRLSTEQPPEISLSHTPLYVQSASRESLLSARSKCSSCIFAVTDTLLTDDPTICSEMLQNKLSCKQLPQWEKHHKYYNVPSAWHLSGSLENLSKKSQTELERSNTTIHQSFEHLDAVSPTLPKEKEVMNSRAETPVEQLGVNSYMSISHSKNSIAQPSKNVLSSDETSTSLSERKCVKAPWKECLNKLNTLNDYGEMPTSAKQSSSGEERYDEDFRRKNVEGGVGSERKNIQKINSCKDHTSLRKEGKKTVLQAHQQSRTKSSLHSAQQQKLVYPVKRKRETAKKELEKLKHLVDRQKKSYLHRLQREVERLERLEKLFQESSPTDDEKTSTVYTKVQEISENWSSAKGTTSSTNSSFCTIKTKTLSKHADLSSLYDHYPAHKFKRKVLHSAGVQETQKYRMDEKGELSNCQSSKFTYRRNHIEKTSPELVSVCVQTQVEPQEGINKYERQFVSTGLLSSFERKKFAGQKGKIYRNQRLNSAKNTLRKMIPPSVSWFVPVTVSVRRNNQSGALHKHFQETGRITLQDAFNKHCSHVIKNSQERLQHVRSLAEFRKHHSAKYVKNGLICHKQRSHRIGKTYKDNHQQKRKIFSHWEMRQQTEKVYQKLPEVLKKSENARRAQEYKNNQLKLLIYNQKQKERVLKGKVSLPITQQCCLSSVHQLPKQPAQ